The following coding sequences lie in one Rutidosis leptorrhynchoides isolate AG116_Rl617_1_P2 chromosome 4, CSIRO_AGI_Rlap_v1, whole genome shotgun sequence genomic window:
- the LOC139840222 gene encoding uncharacterized protein isoform X1: MESVQIRYSEEIYAFRMMNHTYNLFFCVSMVNQMWMKRTFNVVESGDPNTTEWISLKAAREVKTLIDKFTKPEAYVVDDLNHLKRTARQGKIVVRRNVSRICDKDGWFQHCCKKCQKGSRDVSGQRGSCFLSVLTVKLKLKYEISAKLY, from the exons ATGGAATCAGTCCAAATCCGATATAGTGAAGAGATTTACGCATTCAG GATGATGAATCATACATATAATCTGTTCTTCTGCGTTTCGATGGTCAACCAGATGTGGATGAAGAG GACTTTCAATGTTGTCGAAAGTGGTGACCCTAACACAACAGAGTGGATATCACTAAAAGCTGCGAGAGAAGTGAAAACATTGATTGACAAGTTTACAAAGCCCGAAGCGTATGTTGTCGACGATCTTAATCATTTAAAGAGG ACGGCCAGACAAGGTAAAATTGTGGTTCGTCGAAATGTCAGTAGAATTTGTGATAAAGATGGTTGGTTCCAGCATTGCTGCAAAAAATGTCAGAAAGGTAGTAGAGATGTCAGTGGACAAAGAGGAAGTTGTTTTTTGAGTGTCCTAACTGTAAAACTGAAGCTGAAATATGAAATATCTGCCAA ACTCTATTAA
- the LOC139840222 gene encoding uncharacterized protein isoform X2: MESVQIRYSEEIYAFRMMNHTYNLFFCVSMVNQMWMKRTFNVVESGDPNTTEWISLKAAREVKTLIDKFTKPEAYVVDDLNHLKRTARQGKIVVRRNVSRICDKDGWFQHCCKKCQKGSRDVSGQRGSCFLSVLTVKLKLKYEISANY; this comes from the exons ATGGAATCAGTCCAAATCCGATATAGTGAAGAGATTTACGCATTCAG GATGATGAATCATACATATAATCTGTTCTTCTGCGTTTCGATGGTCAACCAGATGTGGATGAAGAG GACTTTCAATGTTGTCGAAAGTGGTGACCCTAACACAACAGAGTGGATATCACTAAAAGCTGCGAGAGAAGTGAAAACATTGATTGACAAGTTTACAAAGCCCGAAGCGTATGTTGTCGACGATCTTAATCATTTAAAGAGG ACGGCCAGACAAGGTAAAATTGTGGTTCGTCGAAATGTCAGTAGAATTTGTGATAAAGATGGTTGGTTCCAGCATTGCTGCAAAAAATGTCAGAAAGGTAGTAGAGATGTCAGTGGACAAAGAGGAAGTTGTTTTTTGAGTGTCCTAACTGTAAAACTGAAGCTGAAATATGAAATATCTGCCAA CTATTGA
- the LOC139840222 gene encoding uncharacterized protein isoform X3, whose amino-acid sequence MMNHTYNLFFCVSMVNQMWMKRTFNVVESGDPNTTEWISLKAAREVKTLIDKFTKPEAYVVDDLNHLKRTARQGKIVVRRNVSRICDKDGWFQHCCKKCQKGSRDVSGQRGSCFLSVLTVKLKLKYEISAKLY is encoded by the exons ATGATGAATCATACATATAATCTGTTCTTCTGCGTTTCGATGGTCAACCAGATGTGGATGAAGAG GACTTTCAATGTTGTCGAAAGTGGTGACCCTAACACAACAGAGTGGATATCACTAAAAGCTGCGAGAGAAGTGAAAACATTGATTGACAAGTTTACAAAGCCCGAAGCGTATGTTGTCGACGATCTTAATCATTTAAAGAGG ACGGCCAGACAAGGTAAAATTGTGGTTCGTCGAAATGTCAGTAGAATTTGTGATAAAGATGGTTGGTTCCAGCATTGCTGCAAAAAATGTCAGAAAGGTAGTAGAGATGTCAGTGGACAAAGAGGAAGTTGTTTTTTGAGTGTCCTAACTGTAAAACTGAAGCTGAAATATGAAATATCTGCCAA ACTCTATTAA
- the LOC139840222 gene encoding uncharacterized protein isoform X4, with product MISPLEGRTFNVVESGDPNTTEWISLKAAREVKTLIDKFTKPEAYVVDDLNHLKRTARQGKIVVRRNVSRICDKDGWFQHCCKKCQKGSRDVSGQRGSCFLSVLTVKLKLKYEISAKLY from the exons ATGATATCTCCCTTAGAAGGAAG GACTTTCAATGTTGTCGAAAGTGGTGACCCTAACACAACAGAGTGGATATCACTAAAAGCTGCGAGAGAAGTGAAAACATTGATTGACAAGTTTACAAAGCCCGAAGCGTATGTTGTCGACGATCTTAATCATTTAAAGAGG ACGGCCAGACAAGGTAAAATTGTGGTTCGTCGAAATGTCAGTAGAATTTGTGATAAAGATGGTTGGTTCCAGCATTGCTGCAAAAAATGTCAGAAAGGTAGTAGAGATGTCAGTGGACAAAGAGGAAGTTGTTTTTTGAGTGTCCTAACTGTAAAACTGAAGCTGAAATATGAAATATCTGCCAA ACTCTATTAA